A window of Rhodospirillaceae bacterium genomic DNA:
GTCTTCCAATCCTTGTTCAACTCTTTTGAGCAGATCATTCCCAGTGTGGTCCGAGCGACTTGCTTCGGTTACACCCGCCGAAACCGTAAAGTGAACGACCTCACCGTAGACGTTTACTTCCAAGCTTTTCAAATCATCCACCATCCGGTGGGCGAGTGTTAGGGCCCCTGGGCCTGGCGTTTCCGGGAGCAAGGCGACAAAGCGGCGTTCGGATAACCGGCCAAAACTATCGCAATGGCGCATAACCAACACGCAGTAGCCCGCAAACACGCGCGCCACCGTATCAGCGGCGTGGTCTCCCCAGGTGTCGCGGATTGCAGCAAGACCATCAATCTCGAACATGATGCACGAAAAGGGCTCGTTGTAACGTCTCGCACGGGTGAACTCATTGTTGGCCAACACCCGGATGTGTGTTTTGTTGGCGACGCCTGATAGTTCATCAGTGGTTGCGCGGCGGCTCAGTTCCCATTTGTATGAAAAAGCTTCACGCGCCGTCCGGTCAGCCACAAAGGCAACCACAACCGCAATGGCAAGTGCTGGCGCTAAGTATCCGAACGCCGAGACCATGCTGATGGCCACGTCCTGAAGGGGGAACAGAAACAACGTCGCCAGCACGGCAACCACAAGTGCTGACGCCACAGCCGCCAGAGATATTAGCAGCGTTGGTGAAAGGGCGGTCAGATAAATACATAACAGCCCCATGAGCAGAGCAAAGCGCGTGTCGCCACTGTCAGGAAGACTTGCCGTGCCAAAAGCAATGTGAGTTGCAAAAGCCAACGCAAAAAGGATCGGCAACAGTTCAGCCCGGTCTTGAACAAAGCGTATGAAACTGGTGGCAAAGAGAATCAGAGTGAAGGCGAGAAGCATCAACGAGGAATTGCCAAGCACGCCGCCCGCTTGGCCTGAACTGTACGCAACCCACATGGTGCCAAGACAATAGAGTCCCCCGCCGACGAGAACGAACCATCGCTGCAATACGGTCTGGTTTTCCGCCCGATCCGTTTGGTATGCGGCTTCTTTTTCTTGGCCGAAGTGAGATTCAAAGATCATAACTCATATGCTCCAGAGCTTAGCTTATCACACCCGGAAAATAGAGCCACCTAACACAACGGCACATTTTTTCTAATGGGTTTTTGCTATGCTTATCTCTGTCGCCCGAGTCATGCGACAGGTGCGTTTGGCTTCTGTCATGGCGTCGGCAGCTCTCTGTAAAACGTCAGTGCCAGATACATGCTCGCCGCCGCGACTAAAGGCTGTAACGCCGATAGCGGCACTCATTTCATGTTCTCCATCAAATGTCCGCACAGGTTGTGCGAAAGCCGTGGCAATGCGTCGTGCAACCATCATGGCATTGGCAGTGTCAGAGACCTGATCAATGAGGCAGCCGAACTCGTCACTGCCTAAGCGGGCCATTGTTTCACTTGGCCACTTCATGGCTTTTAAGCGCCGGCCTGTCTCACGCAGAATAGCATCACCAACTTTAAGTCCGTACGCTTCATTGATGAATTTCAGACCGTTTAAGTTGACGTAAACCAGAGCCCCCATCGAAGGCCCCGCGCTAGGAGCGGTTGAGATTGTTTTGTTGATCGCATCTAAAATGGCTTTGCGGTTTGATAAGTTTGACAGCGGATCGTGGAAAGCCGCTTTGGCCAACTCTGACTGCCGTTTATGGCGCGCGAGTGTATAGCGGATAGATCGTTCCAACCCTTCAACGGTCATATCGCCTTTAACCATGAAATCATAAGCCCCGCGCGAGAGCGCGCCTTCATCAACGGCGGGGTCCTGCATGCCGGTTAGCATAATAAAGGGAATGTCGATGTCACGCCGACGGGCTTCGTCCATCAGATCAAAGCCGGTATTGGGTGTTAAGTAGTAGTCGGTGAGACAAATATCCACGGATTGATTGGTGAGGGCATCCATCGCGTTCGGAATCTCATCCGTGGTCACGATGTTGTCTCGCCGGATACCGCTGGCCTCAAGGAACCGTTTAATCAGGCTGGCATCCATTGCATTATCTTCAAAAAGCAAAACACGCAGGGCGTTATCGACCTGTGACCGCGGCAGAACCATATCTGTCCTCAAACTCATCCGCTTCTGACGGCGGAAATTGATTTATACCGCCTGATGGGAGCGGCCTCGTGTTGAGCATCAAGCTAGCTTCAAATGGTTACCACGGGGTGAATCAATCAAGGCAAAACCGCGGTAGGTCTGGCGTAAATC
This region includes:
- a CDS encoding GGDEF domain-containing protein gives rise to the protein MIFESHFGQEKEAAYQTDRAENQTVLQRWFVLVGGGLYCLGTMWVAYSSGQAGGVLGNSSLMLLAFTLILFATSFIRFVQDRAELLPILFALAFATHIAFGTASLPDSGDTRFALLMGLLCIYLTALSPTLLISLAAVASALVVAVLATLFLFPLQDVAISMVSAFGYLAPALAIAVVVAFVADRTAREAFSYKWELSRRATTDELSGVANKTHIRVLANNEFTRARRYNEPFSCIMFEIDGLAAIRDTWGDHAADTVARVFAGYCVLVMRHCDSFGRLSERRFVALLPETPGPGALTLAHRMVDDLKSLEVNVYGEVVHFTVSAGVTEASRSDHTGNDLLKRVEQGLEDAIEQGREKAVFAASPQRAFDEDTKRENTAPSAELA
- a CDS encoding GGDEF domain-containing response regulator: MVLPRSQVDNALRVLLFEDNAMDASLIKRFLEASGIRRDNIVTTDEIPNAMDALTNQSVDICLTDYYLTPNTGFDLMDEARRRDIDIPFIMLTGMQDPAVDEGALSRGAYDFMVKGDMTVEGLERSIRYTLARHKRQSELAKAAFHDPLSNLSNRKAILDAINKTISTAPSAGPSMGALVYVNLNGLKFINEAYGLKVGDAILRETGRRLKAMKWPSETMARLGSDEFGCLIDQVSDTANAMMVARRIATAFAQPVRTFDGEHEMSAAIGVTAFSRGGEHVSGTDVLQRAADAMTEAKRTCRMTRATEISIAKTH